The Mangrovimonas cancribranchiae nucleotide sequence TTTTTAATAGCGACTTCGCCAGATTTTTTTGTAATTATGGCGTGTCCAGGATCTAATTCTTCAACGTCGTCAAAATCTACGTTAAAAACGGTTTGAATAACCGGGCGTTCAGAAGCAACGACAACAACTTCATCATCTTTGTAGTAATAAACGGGGCGAATTCCAGCAGGATCGCGAAGCACAAACGAATCGCCGTGCCCAAGTAAACCTGCCATAGCATAACCGCCATCCCAATCTTTTGAGGCTTTTCTTAAAATTTTAGCAACGTTTAAACGCTCGGCAATTAAAGGTGAGCATTCATTTTTACTATAGCCTTCTTTTTTAAGTTTCTTATATATTTTTGATACAGCATCATCTAAAAAGTGTCCAATTTTTTCCATTATAGTAATGGTATCGGCTTTTTCTTTTGGGTGCTGGCCGAGTTTAACCAATTTGTCGAATAGTTGATTAACATTGGTCATATTAAAGTTACCGGCAACAATTAAGTTACGGTGCATCCAATTGTTTTGACGTAAAAATGGATGAACACTTTCCACACTATTTTTTCCAAAAGTACCATAGCGTACATGTCCCAAAAGGACTTCGCCTACATACGGAATATGGCGTTTTTGTAGGGCAACATCGTTGGCGTATTCTGGATGCTCGGCAAGTTCTTTATTAATACGTTCGTTAATTTGCCCAAAAATATCTTGTATGGGTTGTTGTGCTATAGAGCGTACTCGGCTAATGTAGCGTTCGCCAGGTTGAGTATCTAGTTTTATGCTTGCAAATCCAGCACCATCTTGACCGCGATTGTGCTGTTTTTCCATCATTAAATACATTTTATTTACGCCATAAAAAGCGCTACCGTACTTTTCTTTGTAGTATTCTAAGGGTTTTAAAAGCCTTATTTGTGCAATTCCGCATTCGTGTTTAAGTGCGTCGCTCATGATGTGTGTTGTGTTGTTATGTAATTAAAAAACGCGCTCAATTTTGAGCGCGCCTGTTTATGCTAATTCGATATCGAATTGTGTTAGTTGTTTAAATTCTTGTAAGCGTTTGTGGATCAATTTTTTTTCTAGATTTTGCATACGTTCTGTACCAAATTTTTCAACACAGAATGATGCTAGTGTTGATCCATAAATTACGGCTTTTTTCATGTTTTCAAAAGTAACATTATCAGTTTTTGCTAAAAAACCAATAAAACCTCCGGCAAAGGTATCGCCAGCTCCTGTTGGATCGAAAACTTCTTCTAAAGGTAAAGCAGGCGCGTAGAAAACATTACCATTATGAAATAATAACGCACCGTGTTCTCCTTTTTTAATAACCACATATTTAGGTCCCATATCATGAATTTTTCTAGCAGCTACTACTAGAGAGTATTCTCCCGTTAGTTGTCTTGCTTCTTCATCATTTATGGTAATAACATCAACTTTGTTAATGACTTTGTGTAAATCTTCTAAAGCATTGTCCATCCAAAAATTCATAGTATCCAATACAACTAATTTTGGTTTGCTTTCCATTTGTTCTAACACGCTTAGTTGTACTAGCGGATGTAGGTTTCCTAGCATAACATAGTCGGCGTTTTTATAGTTTTCAGGAACTACAGGATTAAAATCGGCTAGGGTGTTAAGTTCTGTCGCTAGAGTATCTCTAGTGTTCATGTCGTTGTGGTAGCGTCCACTCCAAAAGAATGTTTTTCCTTCTTTAACGATTTCAACTCCAGAAATATCGACGTTTTTATTTTGAAGTAGGTCTAGATAATCTTGTGGAAAATCGCCGCCTACTACAGACACTGCTGCGCTATCAATATCGAATTGAGAAGCTGCGAGACCTATAAAAGTAGCTGCTCCTCCTAAAATTTTATCGGTTTTGCCAAATGGTGTTTCAATAGCGTCGAAGGCTACTGTACCTACAATAACTAATTTGCTCATTTATGGTGTTATGAATTTTTTGCAAATATAGTGGTTTTTTAAAAGACGAGCAGTATAATAATGGTTTGTGGCGTATTTACTTGTTGTAAGCGATTTAATATAGATTTTTAATCTTTTATATGGCTCTTGCACTACGCATGACAAATTATATTGCAGAAAAAAGCCATAATAATTTTCTCTGCATCAAGAGTTTTTTAATTAAATTAGTTATAGAAACCTAACCCTTACATGACATACAAATTTAACGAATATGAATAAGCTCTTTCATATATTTAAGGTAGATGCAACAGAAGCAAAACGAATTTCGGAATTACCAAACGAACCTCATAATCATAATTTTGAAGAGCTTCTTATAGGAATTCAAGGTGAATTAGAGCATTTTATAGATTTTGAATCATCAAAAATACAAGCGCCTTTTATAAGCTTTGTAACCAAGGGGAAAATGCATAGAGTAGTACCAAAACCCATAAAGGGTAACTGTGAAATTTGGGGCATTCGGTTTAAAAGCGAATTCATACCAGAAACTACCTTTCAATTATATTCTTTATATCATAACCAAGCCAATATAAAATTAAAAAGAGACAATTGCTTTCAACGATTGGTTACCATTTGCGAAATGATGTTTGACGAAACACGGCAGGAACAAATAGACTACGCCATAATTAGGCAGTTATTAAGTGCGCTTTTAACAATGATAGAATCTGAAAGAAAAAAAATGCTTCCAACAGATGAAACCGCCCCAAAAACGCAACACATCTCGTTTGGTAATTTTTTAAGCATTCTAGAAGAAAATTATCATAGACCTGTAGGAGTAGAATTTTACGCAGAAAAACTATTTATGTCTTCAAGAAACCTAAACATAATTTGTCAAGATATATTAGAGCAAAGCGTTTCAGAAATTATAGAAACTCGAAAATTAATCGAGGCCAAAAACCTGTTAATTTCTACCAACAAAACAGTTGCTGAAATAGCCTATGAGTTAGGGTACAGCGAAGGGTCTTATTTTTCTAAAGTATTTAAAAAGAAGTCTGGGCAATCGCCAGGAGACTTCCGTGAAGAGATGCAAAACTCGCTCATTTCCTAAAATTACCCTAAGACTTCCGAAAAGTGTAAAAAACAAAGCATCATTTGTACGCATTTTTGCAATGTGAATATTAAACACTATTCAAAATGAAAACAAATTTTAAAACATTAAGTAAAGTAGTAGCTGTTGTAAGTTTTGCAGTATTTTTAACTAACTGTACAAACAATAGCACAGAGTTGCAATCTAAAATAAAAACTTTAGAAGCCGAATTACAAACCTATAAAGATGCCGAAACAAAAACACAACAACGTTTAATGGTGTTTGATACGTTAGACTACGAATTTTATACAAATCAAAAATGGGATAAATTTAGTCACAGTCATGCTAGCGATATTGTTGTTTATAATGCAGATGGAAGCATTAGCAAAGGGTTATATCCAGCACATATTACCGATTTAAAACCTATGTTTGTATTTGCGCCTGATACTCGTATAGAAAATCATCCTGTAAAGTTTGGAAATGGCGATTGGATAGCTGTTATAGGAGAGTTAAAAGGAGCTTTTACAAAGCCAATGCCAATTGGTGATGGGAAAACAATTGCTCCTACAGGTAAAAAATTCAAATTAAGAATGGCAACCATAGCCCATTGGAAAGATGGAAAAATGACAGAGGAGTATTTATTTTACGACAACCAAGATTTTATGAAACAAATTGGGCTAGCTCAATAAAATAAAAGTAAAACTTGAAAACATTGCTCTGTGAATCGAAAAAAATTTATAAAATCATTGGCACTAGTGCCACTAATAGGTTCAGCTATGAATTTAAGAGAATTAGATAAAATGACCTCAAACATGAGTAATACAAGTAAAATGCCTGTATTATTCTTAGGTCACGGAAGCCCAATGAATGCCATTGAGGAAAACGAATTTGTTGCAGGGTTTAGAAAAATAGGTAAAGAAATACCAAAACCTAATGCCATTTTATGTGTTTCTGCTCATTGGGAAACCAGAGGGACGTTTGTAACAGCCATGCAGCACCCAAAAACAATTCACGATTTTGGTGGTTTCCCACAAGCGCTGTTCGATGTGCAGTATCCAGCACCAGGAAGTCCAGAGTTGGCCAAACAAACAAAAAACCTAATTACCCAAACAGAGGTTGGTTTGGACGACAAATGGGGGCTTGATCACGGTGCATGGAGTGTTATAAAGCACCTTTACCCGAATGCTAATATCCCAGTTGTACAAATGAGTATTGATTATACCAAACCAGCACGTTATCATTATGAATTAGCAAAACAAATAAACAGTCTTCGCCAAAAAGGTGTGTTAATTATTGGTAGTGGGAATATGGTGCATAACCTAAGAAGAGTAGCATGGAACAAACTTAACGAAGAATTTGCTTTTGATTGGGCAACTGAAGCCAACGAAGCAATGAAAAGACATATTTTGAGTGGCGATTTTCAGCCTTTAATTGATTTTAAATCGCAAGGAAAAGCCTTCGATTTGGCAATTCCTACACCAGAACATTATTTGCCACTACTTTATAGTTTGGCCTTAAAAGAGGACAATGAAAAAATAAGCTTATTTAACGATAAGCCTGTTGCGGGATCCTTAACAATGACTTCCTTAAAAATAGGATAGGATTGGATTTAAATGGGAAATTATAGTATTGTAATAAGATTATTTTCTACCAAAGTCGGCAGGAATTTCTCCCCAAGCTTTAGTTTCCCATTTTACAATGATTGTCGTATAGCTGTTTTCTTTAAGCCATTTTACAGCACGATCAACAAGTTCGAAAACAGGTTTGTTTTTCTCGTTCCGTTCTAATTTGGTGTTACAGTTTTTTTTACGAACCCAACTTAAAGCTGTTTTAGAGTCTGTATAAATAATTCGGTTACTGTTGTGTTGTTTTAAGAAAGCCAAGCCATGAACAATAGCTAAAAACTCACCAATATTATTGGTGCCTTCTTCAAAAGGACCTTGAATAAAAAGTTGCTTTTTGGTTTTGGTGTCTACACCACGATATTCCATTTTTCCTGGATTTCCAGAAGATGCAGCATCAACCGAAATGGAGTTGTAATTGGGTAGGCCTATTTTTTTTAGTTGTTCTTCTGAAAGGTCGCTTTTAAAACGTTTCGACTTACCTACATAATCCTTATAGTTACTTTTATAGGCTTTTTTAGCCGCTTCAAAAGATGAAAAAGATTTATAAATAGCGCCTTTAAAATCTTTTATTTGTGCTTTACAGTCATCCCAAGACTCAAACACACCTGTGTTATGACCTTTCCAAACGGTGTAATATTTTTTCTTTTTCTTACTCATTTAGTAATTTCTCGACAACTTTAGGAAAATGTTCCATTTCCAATGTATGTATTTTAGCTGCTACATCTTCTGCATTATCTAAGGTGTCTATGTAACATTTAGCCTGAAAAATAATGGCGCCTTCATCGTAATTTTCGTTTACATAATGAATAGTAATCCCCGTTTCAGTTTCTTTATTAGCAACAACAGCTTCATGCACATGCATGCCATACATGCCTTTTCCGCCATATTTTGGTAATAAGGCTGGATGAATATTTATCACTTTATTAGGAAATTCGTTTAAGATGTGATCTGGAAATTTCCATAAAAACCCAGCTAGAACAATTAAATCGGGTTGCGATGCTTTAAGAATGTTTAAAACATCGTTTGTAGTTGTGAAAGCTACACGGTTGAATGATAAAGCGCTGGTTTTTAAGTTTTTACACCTGTCTAGTACTTTGGCATGAGGATTGTTAGTAAGAACTTGAACAACAGTAGCATCATCTCGATTTTGAAAAAACCTGATTAAATTTTCAGCATTAGAGCCGCTACCGGACGCAAAAATTACAATTCGTTTCATTTATAGGTATAGTGCTATTGTTGTTGACAAAAAAAAGAATTATTATTAACAATTAAGACGCAAAATTGAAATACTTCAAAGTAATTTTAGTAAATTACAATCACATTTTTAGGTCAAAGGTGTGTATTAACATAAAGTTTTATATTTTTGCGTCCTAAATTTAAACTTAAAATTAAAAATTATGTCAGACATTGCATCAAGAGTAAAAGCGATTATCGTAGACAAATTAGGTGTAGATGAGAACGAAGTTGTAACTGAAGCAAGCTTCACTAACGATTTAGGAGCAGACTCATTAGACACTGTAGAATTAATTATGGAATTCGAAAAAGAATTCGATATCCAAATCCCAGATGATCAAGCTGAGAACATTGCAACAGTTGGTCAAGCTATCTCATACATAGAAGAAGCAAAGTAATTCATTACGTAATTTATGGAATTAAGGCGAGTTGTAGTTACTGGTTTAGGAGCACTTACACCTATAGGCAAAACCAAAGATGAATATTGGGAAGGCTTACTTAATGGAAAAAGTGGTGCTGCCCCTATAACATATTTTGATGCTGAAAAGTTCAAAACTAAATTCGCTTGCGAATTAAAAGACTTTAACGCTACCGACTATCTAGATAGAAAAGAAGCTCGTAAAATGGATAGGTTTACACAGTATGCAATGGTTGCTTCTGATGAAGCTATTGCAGATGCTAAGTTAAACCTTGACGTTGTAGATAAATTACGAGTGGGTGTTATTTGGGGAGCAGGAATAGGTGGCTTGGAAACCTTCCAAAACGAGGTAATTAATTTTGCTGAAGGTGATGGAACACCAAGATTCAATCCATTTTTTATCCCTAAAATGATTGCAGATATTGCACCAGGAAACATATCCATTAAAAATGGCTTTATGGGGCCTAATTACACAACGGTATCTGCATGTGCGTCATCGGCTAACGCTATGATCGATGCACTAAACTATATTCGTTTAGGCCATTGTGATGTGGTTGTTACTGGCGGAAGTGAAGCTGCTGTAACCATTGCAGGAATGGGTGGTTTTAATGCTATGCATGCGTTATCTACAAGAAACGACAGTCCTGAAACCGCTTCAAGACCTTTTGATGCCACAAGAGATGGCTTTGTCTTAGGAGAAGGTGCAGGAGCTATTATTCTTGAAGATTACGAGCATGCCAAAGCAAGAGGCGCTAAAATTTATGCTGAAGTTGTTGGAGGCGGTTTGTCTTCCGATGCACATCATATGACAGCACCTCACCCAGACGGTATAGGCGTTATAGCTGTAATGAAAAATTGTTTAGAAAATGCAGGCTTGAAACCCGAAGATGTAGACCACATTAATACACATGGAACTTCGACACCTTTAGGCGATGTTGCCGAATTAAAGGCTATTAAAGAAGTTTTTGGGAATCATGCTAAAGACATTAATATTAACTCAACAAAATCTATGACTGGGCACTTATTAGGTGCAGCAGGTGCAATAGAAGCCATTGCTTCCATTTTAGCTATGGAACATGGTGTTGTGCCGCCAACTATAAATCATAGTACGGTTGATGAAAATATTGATCCAGCATTAAATCTAACACTTAACAAAGCTCAAAAGAGAGACGTTAAAGTTGCTATGAGTAACACATTTGGCTTTGGTGGTCATAATGCTTGTGTGTTATTTAAAAAAATGGATTAATTCCTAAATGAGTTACATTAAAAACATATTTAATTCCCGTTCAGATTCTGACGGGAATTTTTTTGTTGCAGTTCGTCATATTTTAGGGTTTAAGCCTAAAACGTTACATTATTACAAAACGGCTTTCACGCATCGTTCTATGAATATTAAAGACGATAATGGAAATGCTGTTAATTATGAGCGATTAGAGTTTTTGGGCGACGCCATGTTGGGGGCTGTTATTGCATCTCATTTGTATCTTGAAGTCCCAAGTGGCGATGAAGGTTATTTAACAAAAATGCGTTCAAAAGTTGTTAGTCGCGAGCATTTAAACGAACTAGGTAAAGATTTAAAACTTATTTCGTTGGTGGAAAGTAAAATTCCCAAAGGCCAATTTGGTGATAATATTCATGGCAATTTATTTGAAGCCTTAGTTGGTGCTATTTTCTTAGATCGCGGGTATAAAAATTGCGAAAAATTTATTTATAAAAAAGTCATTATCCCTTATGTTGATATAGAAAAACTAGAAGGGAAAGTTATTAGTTATAAAAGCTTACTTATAGAATGGTGCCAAAAAGAAAAGAAAACATTCGATTATAACGTTTATGAAGATACAGGTAATGACGATATAAAACACTTTTCGGTTAAACTATCTATCGACGATAAAGTTGTTTCTAAGGCACGCGCAACTTCAAAAAAGAAAGCCGAAGAAAAAGCTTCCAAGCGCGCTTTTTTTGTCTTCCAAAATCAAATTTCTAAAACCTTTTAATCTTTTTATCAACATCATGTTATAGTGCTTAAACTATAACGTTTTCGTTGATAAAATCACCTAAGATTAAAGAAAACATAACTTTTTTAACACTTATATATAGTATATTTGACTAACATTAAGTTATGGGTATACGTAAATTACATCTAGATGTGTTTGATGAAATCGACTATCGTTTAGTTGGTATTCATACCTCTATAGAGGATTACCGGTTAGCGTATTTGCTTAACCAAGCTTTAAACCTAAAACTTAAAAGACAAAAACACGATCTTGAATTTGGAGATGCTTCAATATTTCCCATTTTCCAATGGTACGACGATAAAAAACAAGTCACTTGGCATCTTGTTGCGAATACCTGTAAATTAGAACTCGCATCTGGTAGTCAAGAAATAGAAACCGAACAAAGTTTGTTTAGTGGTAATAAAACGTATTTTAAAACAACATATTTATTGCCAGAGTATAAAAAAGTAAACTATTTGTTAAAAATTGAAGATGGCCAAGCCAATACCGTGGTGGGGCAGCATTTCATAAATCAAATACAAGATATACATCATGTTATAACAGCTTATAGCATAGATGCTAGTCAACTTAAATCAAAAAACAATTTAATCTTTTATTAATGCCACAACAAAAGAAAACAAAAATAGTAGCCACATTAGGACCAGCAACAAGTAGCAAGGAAACGTTAAAACAAATGCTAGATGAAGGCGCTAATGTGTTTCGAATTAATTTTTCTCATGCCGATTACGATGCCGTTAAGGAACGTATAAAAATGATAAGAGAGCTTAACGACGAGTATGGGTATAATGCAGCTATACTTGCCGATTTGCAAGGCCCTAAGCTTCGTGTAGGCGTTATGAAAGGTGAGGTTATAGTCAACGAAGGCGATGAGATTATTTTTGCCACAGGAAAACGTTTTGAGGGAACGAAAGAACGTGTTTACATGACTTACGATAACTTCCCACAAGATGCAAAACCAGGAGAAAAAATTCTTTTAGATGATGGTAAATTGATTTTTGAAGTCGTTTCTACAGATAAAAAATCAGAAGTTAAAGCGCGTGTAATTCAAGGAGGTCCTTTGCGTTCTAAAAAAGGCGTTAATTTACCAAATACCAACATATCACAACCAGCATTAACCGAAAAAGATGTGGAAGATGCCATTTTTGCTGTTAGTCAAGATGTAGATTGGATAGCGTTATCTTTTGTACGTCATGCAGAAGATCTTATGGAGCTAGAAGCTTTAATAAATGAACATAGCGAGCATAAAATTCCTATTATAGCTAAAATAGAAAAGCCAGAGGCTGTTGAGAATATAGATAAAATTGTGGCTTATTGCGATGGTTTAATGGTAGCAAGAGGCGATTTAGGTGTTGAAATTCCAGCACAAGAGGTGCCTTTAGTACAAAAGCAATTAGTATTACGTGCCAAAAAAGCTAGAATCCCTGTTATTATTGCTACGCAAATGATGGAGACCATGATTTCTAGTTTAACACCAACCCGCGCTGAGGTTAACGATGTAGCAAACTCAGTTATGGATGGTGCCGATGCTGTGATGCTTTCTGGAGAAACATCGGTTGGGCAATTCCCTGTTCAGGTAATTCGCCAAATGTCTAATATTATTAAAAGTGTTGAAGACTCTCATTTAATACAAGTACCACAATCGCCACCACATATTCGTACCAAGCGTTATATTACCAAATCGGTTTGTTATCACGCTGCCAATATGGCTAATGAAATTGATGCTAAAGTAATTTCAACGTTAACTAATAGTGGGTATACAGCATTTCAAATTTCAGCTTGGCGACCAAAAGCACATATTTTAGTATTCACGTCTAATAAACGCATTCTTACACAACTAAATTTACTTTGGGGCGTTCGAGCTTTTTATTACGACAAGTATGTAAGTACCGATGAAACCATTGAAGATGTAAACAAAATTGCTTGTAAAGAGAGTTTTGTAGAGGTAGGCGATATGATTATTAGTTTAGCTGCTATGCCAATCCAGGAAAAAGGTATGGTAAATACCTTACGTGTTACCGAAATTACGACCTGTAGTTTTTAAGGGTTGTTAATTTCTTTTTCAATTAATGAAATTATTTTTTCGAAAAAGGTAATTAAATCATTTATAATCTTTTCACCTGTATTTAAAGTTTCAAGTTTAAAGGTCGTAATATTCCATAATTCCATGCTTTTTATTAGGGTGTTATAATCTGTTTTTGGACCACCTTGTATTAAACCATCTTTGAAATAGTCTATTGCTATTTCGCTATAGTTTACTTTTTTAACAAAAAAGGGCTCTATTGTGTTGGTATATTGAGTGATAGCGTAGTCATTTTGGGCATCTATACTGTTTCTGTAGATTTCTAAATATTTAAAGGCTAATTTAAGCGAGTCGCTTTTTATTTGAGATTGCAGGTTTTGATTTTTAAACTCATCAGTAACAGGAAATGAAAGTCGCAGAGTCCAAAATGTAGATGTATTACCTAAAATTTTTTTAAGTGTAGGTATGGAGTCGGGGTTTTGACTGTCTAAAATTTTTAAAACATGTTTGTTGTCTTTAATTTGAGTCGTAAGATCATCATTATACAACTTTAGCTCTTTAATTTGACCTTTAAGCTCATCAGAAATACGTAATAAATATTCGGTTTTTTTATTTGAGGTAATTCTATTTGAGTTCCAGTTGTTAATACTTAAGGCTATTAAAATACCTATTACTACAAGTATAATTTCGCCAACCGCATACTTAAAATATTTAGTTGTTCTTCCTTCAGAAAGTAAACTTTGTCTAATTTTTCTAAAAAAGTGTATCATTAATTATGTGTGTCTCTAGCTTTAGACCAAGTTCGGGTTTTTAATTTAAAAAGACAAGTTATTGATTTTTAGTGTTTTTTATATAAAAAAATGCGTTAGAGACTTTAAATCTAACGCATTTTATGTTTTTAGTAGAGAATATGCTTATCAAGCTACAACACCTAAGGGTTTGTCTGAATTTTTTGATTTTGAAGTCGATTCTTCAAATTGATTTGATGTATTTTTTTCGCCACCTGCTTTTAAAGCCTTTTCACCAGCAAAGAAAGTTTTGTGGTCATCACCAAGATCCGATCCAGCCATTCTTTGGTGTTTTACACAAGAAACACTTTTTCTAATTTCCTGCCTTTGAACACCTTTTACATAGGCAAGCATGCCTTCTTCACCAAAATAAGCTTCTGTAAGGTCGTTCATATGAAGCGCTGTAGTGTGATAAGTTGGAAGTGTAATTAGGTGATGGAAGACTCCTGCTTCACGTGCTGCGTCCCTTTGGAAGGATTTGATTTTTTGGTCAGCGCGAAAACTTAATTCCGAGTTATCGTACTTTGGGTTCATTAAATCATTACGATCATAAGCTGTCATGTTTTCCTCTTCTGCTAACATTTCATCATAAGCTTGATTGCGGAAGTTTAATGTCCAGTTAAACGACGGTGAGTTGTTATAGACTAACTTGGCCTTTGGCACAACTGCTTTAACTCGATTTACCATGTGAGCTATTTGTTTAATATCTGGTGTTGGGGTTTCAATCCAAAGTAAATCTGCACCATGTTGCAGGCTCGTAATACAGTCTAACACTACACGATCTATATTGGAACCTTCTTTAAATTTATATAACCCATTTTCTAATCGAATAGGGCGTACTAATTTGCCATTTCGTTTAAGAAGCACATCATCTTCTTTTGCATCTTCTATAGCAATTTCTTCAGCCTCTACAAAAGCCAAATATTGAGACGCTAAGTCGCCAGGAGTTTGACTTACAGGTAATTTTTGAGTTAATCCAGCGCCTTCCGAATCTGTTCTGGCAACGATAATCCC carries:
- a CDS encoding PfkB family carbohydrate kinase, whose amino-acid sequence is MSKLVIVGTVAFDAIETPFGKTDKILGGAATFIGLAASQFDIDSAAVSVVGGDFPQDYLDLLQNKNVDISGVEIVKEGKTFFWSGRYHNDMNTRDTLATELNTLADFNPVVPENYKNADYVMLGNLHPLVQLSVLEQMESKPKLVVLDTMNFWMDNALEDLHKVINKVDVITINDEEARQLTGEYSLVVAARKIHDMGPKYVVIKKGEHGALLFHNGNVFYAPALPLEEVFDPTGAGDTFAGGFIGFLAKTDNVTFENMKKAVIYGSTLASFCVEKFGTERMQNLEKKLIHKRLQEFKQLTQFDIELA
- a CDS encoding AraC family transcriptional regulator, with the protein product MNKLFHIFKVDATEAKRISELPNEPHNHNFEELLIGIQGELEHFIDFESSKIQAPFISFVTKGKMHRVVPKPIKGNCEIWGIRFKSEFIPETTFQLYSLYHNQANIKLKRDNCFQRLVTICEMMFDETRQEQIDYAIIRQLLSALLTMIESERKKMLPTDETAPKTQHISFGNFLSILEENYHRPVGVEFYAEKLFMSSRNLNIICQDILEQSVSEIIETRKLIEAKNLLISTNKTVAEIAYELGYSEGSYFSKVFKKKSGQSPGDFREEMQNSLIS
- a CDS encoding ester cyclase is translated as MKTNFKTLSKVVAVVSFAVFLTNCTNNSTELQSKIKTLEAELQTYKDAETKTQQRLMVFDTLDYEFYTNQKWDKFSHSHASDIVVYNADGSISKGLYPAHITDLKPMFVFAPDTRIENHPVKFGNGDWIAVIGELKGAFTKPMPIGDGKTIAPTGKKFKLRMATIAHWKDGKMTEEYLFYDNQDFMKQIGLAQ
- the ygiD gene encoding 4,5-DOPA dioxygenase extradiol, whose product is MNLRELDKMTSNMSNTSKMPVLFLGHGSPMNAIEENEFVAGFRKIGKEIPKPNAILCVSAHWETRGTFVTAMQHPKTIHDFGGFPQALFDVQYPAPGSPELAKQTKNLITQTEVGLDDKWGLDHGAWSVIKHLYPNANIPVVQMSIDYTKPARYHYELAKQINSLRQKGVLIIGSGNMVHNLRRVAWNKLNEEFAFDWATEANEAMKRHILSGDFQPLIDFKSQGKAFDLAIPTPEHYLPLLYSLALKEDNEKISLFNDKPVAGSLTMTSLKIG
- a CDS encoding ribonuclease H family protein, with the translated sequence MSKKKKKYYTVWKGHNTGVFESWDDCKAQIKDFKGAIYKSFSSFEAAKKAYKSNYKDYVGKSKRFKSDLSEEQLKKIGLPNYNSISVDAASSGNPGKMEYRGVDTKTKKQLFIQGPFEEGTNNIGEFLAIVHGLAFLKQHNSNRIIYTDSKTALSWVRKKNCNTKLERNEKNKPVFELVDRAVKWLKENSYTTIIVKWETKAWGEIPADFGRK
- a CDS encoding phosphoribosylglycinamide formyltransferase, encoding MKRIVIFASGSGSNAENLIRFFQNRDDATVVQVLTNNPHAKVLDRCKNLKTSALSFNRVAFTTTNDVLNILKASQPDLIVLAGFLWKFPDHILNEFPNKVINIHPALLPKYGGKGMYGMHVHEAVVANKETETGITIHYVNENYDEGAIIFQAKCYIDTLDNAEDVAAKIHTLEMEHFPKVVEKLLNE
- a CDS encoding acyl carrier protein — encoded protein: MSDIASRVKAIIVDKLGVDENEVVTEASFTNDLGADSLDTVELIMEFEKEFDIQIPDDQAENIATVGQAISYIEEAK
- the fabF gene encoding beta-ketoacyl-ACP synthase II; translation: MELRRVVVTGLGALTPIGKTKDEYWEGLLNGKSGAAPITYFDAEKFKTKFACELKDFNATDYLDRKEARKMDRFTQYAMVASDEAIADAKLNLDVVDKLRVGVIWGAGIGGLETFQNEVINFAEGDGTPRFNPFFIPKMIADIAPGNISIKNGFMGPNYTTVSACASSANAMIDALNYIRLGHCDVVVTGGSEAAVTIAGMGGFNAMHALSTRNDSPETASRPFDATRDGFVLGEGAGAIILEDYEHAKARGAKIYAEVVGGGLSSDAHHMTAPHPDGIGVIAVMKNCLENAGLKPEDVDHINTHGTSTPLGDVAELKAIKEVFGNHAKDININSTKSMTGHLLGAAGAIEAIASILAMEHGVVPPTINHSTVDENIDPALNLTLNKAQKRDVKVAMSNTFGFGGHNACVLFKKMD
- the rnc gene encoding ribonuclease III, which encodes MSYIKNIFNSRSDSDGNFFVAVRHILGFKPKTLHYYKTAFTHRSMNIKDDNGNAVNYERLEFLGDAMLGAVIASHLYLEVPSGDEGYLTKMRSKVVSREHLNELGKDLKLISLVESKIPKGQFGDNIHGNLFEALVGAIFLDRGYKNCEKFIYKKVIIPYVDIEKLEGKVISYKSLLIEWCQKEKKTFDYNVYEDTGNDDIKHFSVKLSIDDKVVSKARATSKKKAEEKASKRAFFVFQNQISKTF
- a CDS encoding IPExxxVDY family protein gives rise to the protein MGIRKLHLDVFDEIDYRLVGIHTSIEDYRLAYLLNQALNLKLKRQKHDLEFGDASIFPIFQWYDDKKQVTWHLVANTCKLELASGSQEIETEQSLFSGNKTYFKTTYLLPEYKKVNYLLKIEDGQANTVVGQHFINQIQDIHHVITAYSIDASQLKSKNNLIFY
- the pyk gene encoding pyruvate kinase, whose translation is MPQQKKTKIVATLGPATSSKETLKQMLDEGANVFRINFSHADYDAVKERIKMIRELNDEYGYNAAILADLQGPKLRVGVMKGEVIVNEGDEIIFATGKRFEGTKERVYMTYDNFPQDAKPGEKILLDDGKLIFEVVSTDKKSEVKARVIQGGPLRSKKGVNLPNTNISQPALTEKDVEDAIFAVSQDVDWIALSFVRHAEDLMELEALINEHSEHKIPIIAKIEKPEAVENIDKIVAYCDGLMVARGDLGVEIPAQEVPLVQKQLVLRAKKARIPVIIATQMMETMISSLTPTRAEVNDVANSVMDGADAVMLSGETSVGQFPVQVIRQMSNIIKSVEDSHLIQVPQSPPHIRTKRYITKSVCYHAANMANEIDAKVISTLTNSGYTAFQISAWRPKAHILVFTSNKRILTQLNLLWGVRAFYYDKYVSTDETIEDVNKIACKESFVEVGDMIISLAAMPIQEKGMVNTLRVTEITTCSF
- a CDS encoding DUF6090 family protein; the protein is MIHFFRKIRQSLLSEGRTTKYFKYAVGEIILVVIGILIALSINNWNSNRITSNKKTEYLLRISDELKGQIKELKLYNDDLTTQIKDNKHVLKILDSQNPDSIPTLKKILGNTSTFWTLRLSFPVTDEFKNQNLQSQIKSDSLKLAFKYLEIYRNSIDAQNDYAITQYTNTIEPFFVKKVNYSEIAIDYFKDGLIQGGPKTDYNTLIKSMELWNITTFKLETLNTGEKIINDLITFFEKIISLIEKEINNP